A genome region from Blautia coccoides includes the following:
- a CDS encoding DMT family transporter — MDKTKGKTIGLLAMVVVVTIYGVSYISRAVISEYLPTVVILVIQMAIMTILFTGYNLITRKNMKVKKKDWGIIILSGLFGTTFFHGFTILGVNAVGATVSSLLFGFAAVFALIMEFVLFHRKKTRMGILGILVSLVGVYILMGVKIGDLMATNFKGYALCFLNIISWVIYCFLTDRISDGYEKTVLLNYQALVGAVTTLPFLFFYQIEPSVLAKPSVFMNLIILGVFNSTIAYFLNIFAIKKIGVLLSNLMMDFLPVVTILTSLVLYRTIPTANQIIGGVIILISVFMLDRDQRNLDAQSPVV; from the coding sequence ATGGATAAGACAAAAGGCAAGACCATAGGGCTGCTGGCCATGGTGGTAGTCGTCACGATATACGGTGTGTCTTATATTTCCAGAGCTGTGATCAGTGAATACCTTCCTACGGTAGTGATCCTGGTGATCCAGATGGCTATTATGACAATTTTGTTCACCGGGTATAATCTCATAACCAGAAAAAATATGAAAGTAAAGAAAAAGGACTGGGGTATCATCATCCTGTCCGGCTTGTTTGGAACTACATTTTTCCACGGGTTCACGATTCTGGGAGTCAACGCTGTGGGAGCTACGGTTTCGTCCCTTCTTTTTGGATTTGCCGCTGTTTTTGCACTGATCATGGAATTTGTGCTGTTTCACAGGAAGAAGACGAGAATGGGGATTTTGGGAATCCTGGTCTCCCTGGTGGGTGTGTATATTCTTATGGGAGTGAAGATCGGGGACCTGATGGCCACCAATTTCAAGGGATATGCGCTGTGCTTTCTGAATATTATTTCCTGGGTCATCTATTGTTTCCTGACAGACAGGATATCAGACGGTTATGAGAAGACGGTACTGCTGAATTACCAGGCCCTTGTAGGGGCAGTCACCACCCTGCCGTTTTTATTCTTCTATCAGATAGAGCCGTCAGTCCTGGCAAAACCGTCGGTGTTTATGAATCTGATCATATTGGGAGTATTTAATTCTACAATTGCTTATTTCTTAAATATCTTTGCGATCAAAAAGATCGGGGTACTGCTGTCAAATCTCATGATGGATTTTCTGCCTGTGGTAACCATTTTGACTTCACTTGTGCTGTACAGGACCATTCCTACAGCAAACCAGATCATTGGGGGTGTCATCATTTTGATTTCCGTGTTCATGCTGGACAGAGACCAGAGGAACCTGGACGCACAATCCCCTGTCGTTTGA
- a CDS encoding 4Fe-4S binding protein codes for MAKAKATADTSLCKGCRLCVDVCPVNAIEPLTEINKKGYEIIRIKEEICIGCGQCYKICPDYVFTIE; via the coding sequence ATGGCAAAAGCAAAAGCAACCGCAGACACAAGCCTTTGCAAAGGCTGCCGCTTATGTGTGGATGTATGTCCAGTGAACGCCATTGAGCCTCTCACTGAGATTAACAAAAAGGGATATGAGATCATCAGGATCAAGGAAGAAATCTGTATTGGGTGCGGACAGTGTTATAAAATCTGTCCCGATTATGTATTTACCATTGAGTAG
- a CDS encoding 2-oxoacid:acceptor oxidoreductase family protein, producing MADIMFAGIGGQGVLTAGKILIEIAAEHGKNVSWTSEYSAEMRGGIALCRVVVSDEEIGSPYPDYLDVLCCMNEDAYDKYIPDMRNGSKVIINRSVFGQKQFPKNVEVYGVDAVEISSELENPRGLNLVVLGAMIRATHMMDVREFAGTLEAYFHKKGKAGDKNVKCFMMGYERAEKMQ from the coding sequence ATGGCTGATATTATGTTTGCAGGTATCGGAGGTCAGGGTGTTTTGACAGCCGGTAAGATTTTGATCGAGATCGCAGCGGAACATGGAAAGAATGTAAGCTGGACCAGCGAGTATTCTGCAGAGATGCGCGGGGGAATTGCCCTTTGCCGTGTCGTGGTATCTGATGAGGAGATCGGCAGTCCCTATCCTGATTATCTGGATGTACTTTGCTGTATGAATGAGGATGCTTATGATAAGTATATACCTGATATGCGAAACGGGAGTAAAGTCATCATAAACCGTTCCGTTTTTGGCCAGAAGCAGTTTCCAAAAAATGTGGAAGTGTATGGGGTGGACGCAGTAGAAATCTCTTCAGAACTGGAGAATCCAAGAGGCTTGAACCTGGTTGTTCTCGGAGCCATGATCAGAGCTACCCATATGATGGATGTCCGGGAATTTGCCGGTACATTGGAGGCTTATTTTCATAAAAAGGGTAAGGCCGGTGACAAGAATGTGAAGTGCTTTATGATGGGATATGAGAGAGCGGAAAAGATGCAGTGA
- a CDS encoding RidA family protein, whose amino-acid sequence MELKELVSEEASPALGPYCHGRKYGNMIITSGQIPLTKDGEYVYEVKAATTLVLNNLLSIVKAGGGCKESVARVDVFINSLDDFAAINEAYAEFFGGHKPARVCVQVEALPSDVPLEASMIAFADD is encoded by the coding sequence ATGGAACTGAAAGAATTGGTAAGTGAGGAGGCTTCTCCGGCATTGGGTCCCTATTGCCACGGAAGAAAATACGGCAATATGATCATCACATCAGGACAGATCCCTCTCACAAAGGATGGAGAGTATGTATATGAGGTCAAAGCAGCTACAACACTGGTGCTGAATAATCTGCTCAGTATTGTAAAAGCAGGTGGCGGATGTAAGGAAAGTGTAGCACGGGTTGATGTGTTCATCAACAGTCTGGATGATTTTGCTGCCATTAACGAAGCTTACGCGGAATTTTTCGGGGGCCATAAGCCCGCCAGAGTCTGTGTACAGGTGGAGGCACTCCCTTCGGATGTTCCTTTAGAAGCCTCAATGATCGCCTTTGCAGATGACTAA
- a CDS encoding trimethylamine methyltransferase family protein: MEEMRRVSLSMFTDEDLQRVHDYSMKLLAENGVHIPSDRALGLFKKHGFRVDGTQVYMTELQVRDALEKAPSQFVMNGLDAKKSINLGGGDYGVPGPIGPVNITDLDKGIRRGTLQDVINLIKIYQSSKVMTMNSNNGVEANDVDPVNRHLEIMRALLNHTDKPFYTKLFSYEEMHQAIDMVEIAAGEKLRPGGKVYLAPGSAPSMSPMSYSREVADNIIALAERGQAVTMGTATSTGVTGPIRIFGTITMQNAEVLAGIVLAQLVNPGNPVGYGVGACPGNMKGATYCCGSPGRVMLQIGSMEMGKRFYHLPSRTIPYSTDALNCDIQCGIESYEGTMANILSNADYQLSEIGTLDGLMTTSYEKTIIDEEITSRLLYIRNGIDVSEEAASLASIMEEGSGGQFITSDDTLDYMYDSWYPDYTDWNSNYKKRPMEDYTYVLRRANEEWKRRLEEAPETLLDKSTAEEIDAYVEKHKK; encoded by the coding sequence ATGGAAGAAATGAGAAGAGTATCACTGTCCATGTTCACCGATGAGGATTTGCAGAGAGTGCATGATTACTCAATGAAACTTTTGGCAGAGAACGGTGTCCATATTCCCAGTGACAGAGCACTTGGACTTTTTAAGAAACATGGTTTTCGTGTAGACGGCACACAGGTTTATATGACGGAGTTACAGGTCAGGGACGCACTTGAAAAAGCACCTTCGCAGTTTGTGATGAATGGTCTTGATGCTAAGAAGAGTATTAATCTGGGGGGCGGCGATTATGGTGTTCCGGGACCTATCGGACCGGTTAATATAACGGACCTCGATAAGGGGATCCGACGCGGTACTCTGCAGGATGTGATCAATCTGATCAAAATCTACCAGAGCAGCAAAGTTATGACTATGAATTCCAATAACGGTGTTGAGGCCAATGATGTGGACCCGGTCAACCGCCATCTTGAGATCATGCGTGCCCTGTTAAACCATACAGATAAACCATTCTATACCAAGCTGTTCTCTTATGAAGAGATGCATCAGGCCATTGATATGGTTGAGATCGCTGCAGGTGAAAAACTCAGGCCTGGAGGAAAAGTATATCTGGCACCGGGGTCTGCGCCGTCTATGAGTCCCATGTCGTACAGCCGTGAGGTGGCTGACAATATTATCGCACTGGCCGAACGGGGTCAGGCTGTTACTATGGGAACTGCCACAAGTACAGGGGTGACCGGTCCTATTCGCATCTTTGGTACTATTACCATGCAAAATGCAGAGGTTCTGGCAGGAATTGTTCTTGCGCAGCTTGTGAATCCGGGCAATCCTGTAGGCTACGGTGTGGGAGCCTGTCCCGGCAATATGAAAGGCGCAACCTACTGCTGCGGTTCACCGGGACGTGTGATGCTTCAGATCGGTTCCATGGAAATGGGGAAAAGATTCTATCATCTGCCCTCCAGAACAATTCCCTACAGCACAGATGCTCTTAACTGTGATATCCAATGCGGCATTGAATCTTATGAGGGCACTATGGCAAACATTCTCTCCAATGCAGATTACCAGTTGTCTGAGATCGGAACGCTGGATGGCCTTATGACTACATCTTATGAAAAAACCATTATTGATGAGGAGATCACCAGCCGTCTGCTCTATATCAGAAACGGTATTGATGTGTCTGAGGAGGCTGCTTCCTTAGCGTCTATTATGGAGGAGGGAAGCGGCGGCCAGTTTATTACCAGTGACGATACCCTTGATTATATGTATGATTCCTGGTACCCGGACTATACTGACTGGAACAGCAATTATAAGAAGAGACCAATGGAGGATTATACTTATGTTCTTCGCCGGGCCAATGAGGAATGGAAACGCCGCCTGGAGGAAGCACCGGAGACCCTGCTGGACAAGAGTACAGCCGAAGAGATTGATGCATATGTAGAAAAACATAAAAAATAA
- a CDS encoding thiamine pyrophosphate-dependent enzyme, translating to MAAKMKKPEMINQQVGWCPGCGHGIIQRLIAECCEELELCEKTIQVVDIACAYWSIDTLNCDGIAGPHGRCAAVATAIKKVYPDSNVYVHAGDGCSYVIGLSETCYAAQRNVPITMIVVNNGIFGMTGGQMCPATTLVGDKTVSSKKGRDDKVAGEPFDMLNILQNYKIAYAARGSLCDPKHIDQTKKMLKKGFENQRDKKGFSIIEILSPCPTNWKLSPADAMKKMKEENEKVFPVKVYVDNGGDK from the coding sequence ATGGCAGCAAAAATGAAAAAACCAGAGATGATCAATCAGCAGGTGGGATGGTGTCCCGGCTGCGGGCATGGGATCATACAGCGGCTGATCGCAGAGTGCTGTGAAGAGCTGGAGCTTTGCGAAAAAACCATTCAGGTAGTGGATATTGCCTGTGCTTACTGGTCCATTGACACCCTGAACTGTGACGGCATCGCAGGTCCTCACGGGCGCTGCGCGGCAGTGGCAACAGCGATCAAGAAGGTCTATCCCGATTCCAATGTGTACGTTCATGCAGGGGACGGATGTTCTTATGTGATCGGCCTTTCCGAAACGTGCTATGCGGCGCAGAGAAATGTGCCTATAACAATGATCGTGGTAAATAACGGAATATTCGGTATGACCGGCGGCCAGATGTGCCCCGCTACCACACTGGTGGGGGATAAGACTGTCAGCAGTAAAAAGGGAAGAGATGACAAAGTGGCAGGAGAACCCTTTGATATGCTCAACATTCTTCAGAATTATAAGATCGCGTATGCGGCAAGAGGTTCCCTATGTGATCCGAAACACATCGATCAGACAAAGAAGATGTTAAAGAAAGGTTTTGAAAACCAGAGGGACAAGAAAGGTTTCTCCATCATTGAAATCCTTTCCCCATGTCCGACCAACTGGAAATTATCGCCGGCAGATGCCATGAAGAAGATGAAAGAAGAAAATGAAAAGGTATTCCCGGTGAAGGTATACGTAGACAATGGGGGTGACAAATAA
- the vorB gene encoding 3-methyl-2-oxobutanoate dehydrogenase subunit VorB — protein MSKGFQLMKGNEAIAEAALRAGCRFYAGYPITPQSEILEYMSANMADRGGVFVQGESEIASISMIWGAAACGERVMTSSSGPGYDLKQEGISYLSSYNLPAVIIDVMRYGVGDGEITEGQDSYWLATRGGGHGDSRQLVLTPGSVQECAELTYEAFDLAEKYRTVVIILSDGGISQMIEKVVLPEAKEHDKSKFDWAIKGEKKKEEPKVKVTNLDRSMDYSAYDAMVRKKFSDMYHNEQRWENFMTDDAELILTAYGISSRICRSAVRRAREAGMKLGLIRPITVWPYPKKAFENLPEGLKGLVTVEMSLSSQMGLDIRLATEYKVPLYGYLTSKYVPTTQGIVDFCREVLAGDVKELEVY, from the coding sequence ATGAGTAAAGGATTTCAATTAATGAAAGGCAACGAGGCTATAGCTGAAGCCGCTCTTCGCGCGGGATGCCGCTTCTATGCAGGTTACCCCATCACTCCCCAGAGTGAGATACTGGAATATATGTCAGCGAATATGGCGGACCGCGGAGGCGTTTTTGTCCAGGGGGAAAGCGAGATCGCAAGTATAAGTATGATATGGGGAGCGGCGGCATGCGGTGAGCGTGTCATGACAAGCTCTTCGGGACCGGGCTATGATTTGAAACAGGAAGGTATCTCTTATCTTTCTTCCTATAATCTTCCGGCGGTCATCATAGATGTTATGCGCTATGGTGTAGGTGATGGCGAGATCACAGAGGGACAGGATTCTTACTGGCTGGCAACCAGAGGCGGCGGGCACGGAGACTCCAGACAGCTTGTGCTCACTCCCGGTTCCGTGCAGGAATGTGCAGAGCTGACCTATGAAGCTTTTGATCTGGCTGAAAAATACCGTACTGTAGTCATTATCCTCAGTGACGGCGGAATCAGCCAGATGATAGAAAAGGTAGTCCTTCCGGAGGCAAAGGAACACGACAAAAGTAAATTTGACTGGGCGATCAAAGGGGAAAAGAAAAAAGAGGAACCAAAGGTAAAGGTCACCAACCTGGACCGTTCCATGGATTACAGCGCGTATGATGCCATGGTACGCAAAAAATTCTCTGACATGTATCACAATGAGCAGCGTTGGGAGAATTTCATGACAGATGATGCAGAGCTGATACTGACGGCATATGGCATTTCTTCCAGGATCTGCAGATCAGCAGTCAGAAGAGCCAGAGAAGCAGGTATGAAGCTTGGGCTGATCCGTCCTATCACAGTATGGCCTTATCCAAAAAAAGCTTTTGAAAATCTTCCGGAGGGTTTGAAAGGGCTGGTTACTGTTGAGATGAGCCTCTCCTCTCAGATGGGACTTGATATCCGTCTGGCTACGGAGTATAAGGTTCCTCTCTATGGCTATCTGACATCCAAATATGTTCCCACGACCCAGGGAATCGTAGACTTCTGCAGAGAGGTACTGGCAGGAGATGTTAAGGAACTGGAGGTATATTGA
- a CDS encoding IclR family transcriptional regulator, with translation MSKAIQKMETIQAIDRAFQILETISRSGNMTLAELHEKVNISKASLSRLVYTLVENGYIEKRPNNEYSLTLKTYEVGINAVQNLDQISLINSTLADLSRETGRVAQFSVEDNNQVLCVQSIGQKAPSFSVYTNVGRRSPLYCTSAGKAILSTYSNNEIIDKWEKFDVKPLTEHTITDIHALLQDISEVKQRHYALDREENEYNIFCVGALVMNYTNTPLGAISISGTTLTQEEEQTISQTLTAAVKRLSATLGYVMR, from the coding sequence TTGAGCAAAGCAATACAAAAAATGGAAACCATTCAGGCGATTGACCGTGCTTTTCAGATTCTCGAGACTATATCCCGTTCAGGTAATATGACATTAGCTGAATTACATGAAAAGGTTAATATCAGCAAGGCTTCTCTCTCCCGTCTGGTATATACACTAGTGGAAAACGGTTATATTGAGAAGAGACCAAACAATGAATACAGTCTTACATTAAAGACATATGAAGTAGGTATCAACGCTGTACAAAATCTGGATCAGATATCGCTGATCAACTCCACACTTGCGGATTTAAGCAGAGAAACAGGGCGGGTTGCACAATTCTCAGTAGAGGACAACAACCAGGTTTTATGTGTGCAGAGTATTGGGCAGAAGGCACCGTCCTTCTCCGTCTATACCAACGTTGGACGGCGTTCCCCACTCTATTGTACAAGCGCCGGCAAAGCCATCTTGTCCACGTATTCCAATAATGAGATCATAGATAAATGGGAAAAATTTGATGTAAAGCCTCTAACCGAACATACCATTACAGACATCCACGCTTTACTTCAAGACATAAGTGAAGTCAAACAGAGACATTACGCCCTGGATCGGGAAGAAAATGAATATAACATATTCTGTGTGGGTGCCCTCGTAATGAATTACACCAATACACCTCTGGGAGCTATCAGCATCAGCGGGACCACGCTCACCCAAGAGGAAGAACAGACAATAAGCCAAACTCTTACCGCTGCTGTCAAGAGACTGTCCGCGACCCTTGGATACGTCATGCGGTAA
- a CDS encoding acetate--CoA ligase family protein, translating into MDLKKLLKPETVAIVGASEKAGFGGDTTRNYLKFSKNLDKLYLVNPGRDSIFGRKAYHSLTDIKGDVDLVILCTPQKTILPLLREAAGKNCGGAVVFASGYGETGAEGKALQKELTEEADRLGIAVMGPNCAGFANFIDGTFAFAFLVEERDRSGNIGMISQSGQIVLGGLDSPGMGFSHVVSSGNSCNVKVEDYLEFLVEDDDTKVVAAYIEGITKPGKLVETFRKAALKKKPVVILKTGRSGKAQELAASHTGSLSGADKVLRAVFRRYGVIEARDLEELCGLAAAFSWLEELPKGQRCVFMNVSGGEAGVMADLADEFGIQLAEYHPETKAYLQTLVPDYGSVNNPFDMTAGIGYNTPVMVQAMKAIAKDSHVDAICIAYTITPEIWDDTISHMVEAAATARDNPDMKPVFWIPFIEHTRHQASADILHRAGVPLLPSGRYGCRILKQILDFAAFDFQDAEAAIPEKAHGVCRGLSEYESLNYLREHGVPIPPQAVAATAHEAVQAAGKLGYPLSVKIHSADIQHKSDVGGVKLNIKDEAELRAAFETVMTNCRNNAPEAKLEGVLLKPMLKAGVEMIIGVKNDKDFGPMIMVGMGGVFVELFKDVQLAPAPLTKEQAHRMLESLNSYPLLNGYRGNPVCDRDALEDLLVGISKMAADGRDSIKELDINPVFVTEDGVSIADALLVQYRD; encoded by the coding sequence ATGGATTTAAAAAAATTATTAAAACCGGAGACAGTAGCTATTGTGGGTGCCAGCGAAAAAGCGGGTTTTGGGGGAGACACCACCCGCAATTATCTGAAGTTCTCAAAGAACCTGGATAAGCTGTATCTGGTAAATCCGGGAAGGGACAGTATTTTCGGGCGGAAAGCTTACCATTCCCTGACAGATATCAAAGGGGATGTGGATTTAGTTATTTTATGTACGCCTCAGAAAACCATACTTCCCTTATTAAGAGAAGCGGCAGGGAAAAACTGTGGCGGGGCAGTAGTCTTTGCCAGCGGTTACGGTGAGACCGGTGCAGAGGGGAAAGCACTTCAAAAGGAGCTGACAGAGGAAGCAGACCGACTGGGAATCGCTGTCATGGGGCCAAATTGCGCAGGGTTCGCCAATTTTATTGATGGTACCTTCGCGTTTGCTTTTCTGGTGGAGGAACGGGACCGTTCAGGCAATATCGGCATGATATCCCAGAGCGGGCAGATCGTTCTGGGAGGACTGGACAGCCCGGGTATGGGATTTTCCCATGTGGTTTCTTCCGGCAATTCCTGTAATGTAAAGGTGGAAGATTATCTGGAATTTCTGGTGGAGGACGATGACACAAAAGTAGTTGCCGCGTACATAGAAGGAATCACAAAGCCGGGGAAACTGGTGGAAACCTTCCGAAAAGCTGCCTTAAAGAAGAAACCGGTGGTGATATTGAAAACCGGCCGTTCCGGCAAGGCACAGGAGCTTGCCGCTTCCCATACAGGCTCTCTATCAGGCGCTGACAAGGTTCTCAGGGCTGTATTCAGGCGTTATGGCGTGATTGAGGCCAGGGATCTGGAAGAACTGTGCGGATTGGCAGCGGCATTTTCCTGGCTGGAGGAACTTCCAAAGGGACAGAGGTGCGTATTTATGAATGTATCCGGCGGTGAGGCAGGGGTCATGGCTGATCTGGCAGATGAGTTTGGAATTCAGTTGGCAGAATATCACCCTGAGACCAAGGCATATCTTCAGACTTTAGTACCGGATTACGGTTCTGTAAATAATCCCTTTGATATGACAGCGGGAATTGGATACAACACACCTGTTATGGTACAGGCTATGAAAGCTATTGCAAAGGACAGTCACGTGGATGCTATCTGCATTGCCTACACGATCACACCGGAGATTTGGGATGACACGATTTCCCATATGGTGGAGGCAGCAGCCACTGCCAGAGATAATCCGGATATGAAGCCGGTCTTCTGGATCCCTTTCATTGAGCATACAAGACATCAGGCGAGTGCGGATATCCTGCACAGGGCAGGAGTTCCGCTGCTTCCGTCAGGGCGCTATGGATGCCGTATATTAAAGCAGATCCTGGATTTTGCGGCTTTTGATTTTCAGGATGCGGAAGCGGCAATTCCCGAAAAAGCACATGGAGTTTGCCGGGGACTCAGTGAATACGAAAGTCTGAATTATCTGAGGGAGCATGGCGTACCCATTCCGCCTCAGGCTGTGGCAGCTACAGCTCATGAAGCTGTACAGGCTGCCGGGAAGCTGGGATATCCTCTGTCGGTGAAAATACATTCAGCCGATATCCAGCATAAATCTGATGTGGGTGGAGTGAAATTAAACATAAAAGATGAGGCGGAGCTGCGCGCAGCGTTTGAAACCGTAATGACAAACTGCAGGAATAACGCACCGGAAGCCAAACTGGAAGGTGTACTGTTAAAACCCATGCTCAAAGCAGGTGTTGAGATGATCATTGGAGTGAAGAATGACAAAGATTTCGGCCCTATGATCATGGTAGGGATGGGCGGTGTGTTTGTAGAACTCTTCAAAGATGTGCAGTTGGCGCCGGCACCCCTTACGAAGGAACAAGCTCACAGAATGCTGGAAAGCCTGAATTCCTATCCCCTGCTGAATGGTTACCGGGGGAATCCTGTATGTGATAGAGATGCCCTGGAAGATTTACTTGTGGGTATCAGTAAAATGGCCGCAGACGGCAGGGACAGCATCAAAGAACTGGATATCAATCCTGTATTTGTGACAGAGGATGGTGTGTCTATTGCAGATGCGCTGCTTGTACAGTACAGAGATTAA
- a CDS encoding IS1182 family transposase produces MLKQDYYNEFFDLGQQKINFSFFELHLPDDDPVYTLKKVMEELDFSGLLACCSDKGRTGYNPIMMYAVVTYANMRGVRSVDRIVESCERDLAFIWLTKGQKPKRDAFYEFKNKKLTGDLLDELNYQFMRQLKKEGLITLKELFIDGTKLEANANRYTFVWRGSINYHLAGLLDKIDALYEKYNTLLHENGYAAKYDLGDAKMFIIEGMEKVRRVIDENRKRKLTKHKKLSNNTIIEIDNCSPLEILKLQKNLMQITEGEGISFVHSKGKTKSELQKLYEELEECGNRLMGYKECFEIMGKDRNSYSKTDLEATFMRMKEDHMLNGQLKPAYNVQIAVENYFIVHGYVSNDRTDYNTLIPVLEKHQKAFGKVLDEVTADSGYCSEKNLLYLKHNGIASYIKLQDHEKRKTRAYKEDISKYYNMTTHIFEDERYYICHDGRELRHIRTESKEQDGYSQTWEVYGCADCSGCEHKSRCLYKYNAEKNSDRNKVMKINEQWEELKEASNANIQSEKGILKRQIRSIQTEGHFGDIKENENFRRFNYRNSEKVYKEFMLYAIGRNINKYHRFLYHEIEKYAGKSDQKTA; encoded by the coding sequence ATGCTTAAACAAGATTATTATAACGAATTTTTTGATTTAGGGCAACAGAAAATTAACTTCAGTTTCTTCGAATTGCATTTACCCGATGACGATCCAGTCTATACCCTAAAAAAAGTGATGGAGGAATTAGATTTTTCAGGCCTGCTTGCCTGTTGTTCAGATAAGGGAAGAACCGGGTACAATCCAATCATGATGTATGCTGTCGTTACCTACGCAAACATGCGCGGAGTGCGTTCTGTTGACCGTATTGTTGAATCATGCGAAAGGGACCTTGCTTTTATCTGGCTGACCAAAGGGCAGAAACCGAAGCGGGATGCTTTCTATGAATTCAAGAATAAAAAACTGACGGGTGATCTTCTGGATGAGCTGAATTACCAATTCATGCGCCAATTGAAAAAAGAGGGCCTGATCACGCTCAAAGAACTCTTTATTGATGGTACGAAGCTGGAAGCCAATGCAAACCGCTATACTTTTGTCTGGAGAGGGAGCATCAATTACCATCTTGCAGGTCTTTTGGATAAGATAGATGCACTTTATGAAAAGTACAATACACTTCTGCATGAAAATGGGTATGCAGCGAAATACGACCTTGGGGATGCAAAGATGTTCATCATCGAAGGCATGGAAAAAGTCAGGCGTGTGATTGATGAAAACCGGAAACGAAAACTGACAAAGCATAAGAAGCTCTCAAACAATACAATCATCGAAATAGATAACTGCTCCCCTCTTGAGATTTTGAAGCTTCAGAAGAATCTGATGCAGATTACAGAAGGTGAGGGGATATCATTCGTCCACAGTAAGGGAAAAACGAAGTCCGAGCTTCAAAAACTGTATGAGGAACTGGAGGAATGCGGAAACCGCCTGATGGGATATAAAGAATGCTTTGAAATCATGGGGAAAGACCGCAACAGTTATTCCAAAACGGATCTGGAAGCAACGTTTATGCGGATGAAGGAAGACCACATGCTCAACGGTCAGTTAAAACCAGCTTACAACGTTCAGATCGCGGTGGAGAACTATTTCATCGTTCACGGATACGTGAGCAATGACCGTACAGATTATAACACCCTGATCCCGGTTTTGGAGAAGCATCAGAAAGCCTTTGGTAAAGTATTGGATGAAGTGACAGCAGACAGCGGATACTGCAGCGAGAAAAACCTCTTGTATCTGAAACACAATGGGATTGCCAGTTATATCAAACTCCAGGATCACGAAAAACGGAAAACCCGTGCCTATAAAGAAGATATCAGCAAATATTACAACATGACAACCCATATCTTTGAAGATGAGCGCTACTATATCTGTCATGACGGAAGAGAGCTTCGTCATATCCGGACAGAAAGTAAGGAGCAGGACGGGTATAGCCAGACATGGGAAGTCTATGGATGTGCAGATTGCAGCGGCTGTGAACATAAATCCCGTTGTCTGTATAAGTACAATGCGGAAAAAAACAGTGACCGAAATAAAGTCATGAAGATCAATGAGCAGTGGGAGGAACTGAAAGAAGCATCCAATGCCAACATCCAGAGTGAGAAGGGGATCCTGAAGCGCCAGATCCGTTCCATCCAGACCGAAGGGCACTTCGGGGACATCAAGGAAAACGAAAACTTCCGTCGGTTCAATTACCGCAATTCAGAAAAAGTGTATAAAGAATTCATGCTGTATGCAATTGGCCGGAATATAAATAAATATCATCGGTTTCTTTACCATGAGATCGAGAAATACGCAGGAAAATCTGATCAAAAGACAGCTTAG